The sequence CGAAGGATGAGAGGATGGTGAGGAAGTCCAGGAACTCTTCTCCGAGGCTTTTCCCTCCACCGTGAAGGATTGTCAAGCACTACCACCCGTTAAACCCCATGAGTACTTGCCGAAGTAGAAGTCCAACAGCTTCTCGGAGAGGATGGAGTGGTTGAAAACCCCCCTCCTAGTGTTTTCCTCGAGGAAGTCAGCCCTCTTCTCGAGCTCAGCGATCAGCTCCGACCCATCCACAACCCCGCGGAGCTTCCTCGAAGCTGAGGCGATGACCCGCGGGCTCAGCTTAAAGCAATCCTCCCAGGATGCGCAGAGCTCTGAGACCTGGGAGTTCCAGTCCACCTCGCTGACCGATGATACCCTCCTAACTCCTTGCTGGTTGACAACGTGAACAATCGCTGAAATGTTCTTTAAAAGAGCCCTGGGAATCGAGATCGGGGGAGCCGCCAGCCTCTCCAACACGGACCGGGGGTTATCCGCGTGAATAGTTGTCAAAACCCCGTGGCCGAGCCTCGAGGCCTGGACAAGCAACCTTGCCTCAACCCCTCTAACCTCGCCAACCACTATGTAGTCCGGCCTCCTCCTCAGCGCGAACCTCAGCAGGTCGTAGGAGGTTATGCTCCCTCCGTTCCTGTCGGCAGGTGTTCTCTCCACGAGGGGGTCCCAGAGCCCCGTGGAACCGTTCAGCTCAGGGGTGTCCTCGATCGACACGACCCTCCTTGACGGAGGTATGAGGGTTAAGAGGGCTTGGAGAAGCGTTGTCTTCCCCGCGCCAACTCCCCCCGCCACTATGATCCAGCCCTTGTTCTCAAGAATCAGCCACAGGTATGAGGCCACCGTGCTCGACAAGACTCTCTCGCTGAGCAGTCTGGTAATAGTCAGCGGGGAGCCGGGTCTCCTCCGAACCACGATGCTGCTTCCAGCCCTCGAGACCTCTCCCCCAAAGGTCAGGCTAACCCTCAACCCCTCCCGGGTCAGGCCCTCGGCAATAGGTGTTTGGAG is a genomic window of Thermosphaera sp. containing:
- a CDS encoding type II/IV secretion system ATPase subunit — encoded protein: MFKTRSFFTLLKTLPITPLLRQRSQGFGKDSLMVVKNIVEEYQSGYVVENPVEGLIIEEYELPFSVKTRIVRNSNVLQYAVEEPPIPADGLEEVCRLILELESRRVAEYGEGLSAGVLYSYSKIASGYGPLYPFTLDERVEEISLDKRTRRVHVIHRAYSWYGWLPTNVSVRDDLIDKLVLSLARRSGKHISLQTPIAEGLTREGLRVSLTFGGEVSRAGSSIVVRRRPGSPLTITRLLSERVLSSTVASYLWLILENKGWIIVAGGVGAGKTTLLQALLTLIPPSRRVVSIEDTPELNGSTGLWDPLVERTPADRNGGSITSYDLLRFALRRRPDYIVVGEVRGVEARLLVQASRLGHGVLTTIHADNPRSVLERLAAPPISIPRALLKNISAIVHVVNQQGVRRVSSVSEVDWNSQVSELCASWEDCFKLSPRVIASASRKLRGVVDGSELIAELEKRADFLEENTRRGVFNHSILSEKLLDFYFGKYSWGLTGGSA